Proteins from a single region of Bos indicus isolate NIAB-ARS_2022 breed Sahiwal x Tharparkar chromosome 6, NIAB-ARS_B.indTharparkar_mat_pri_1.0, whole genome shotgun sequence:
- the HNRNPDL gene encoding heterogeneous nuclear ribonucleoprotein D-like isoform X7, producing MEVPPRLSHVPPPLFPSAPATLASRSLSHWRPRPPRQLAPLLPSLAPSSARQGARRAQRHVTAQQPSRLAGGAAIKGGRRRRPDLFRRHFKSSSIQRSAAAAAATRSARQHLPADHSAAMEDMNEYSNIEEFAEGSKINASKNQQDDGKMFIGGLSWDTSKKDLTEYLSRFGEVVDCTIKTDPVTGRSRGFGFVLFKDAASVDKIENIELPMDTKTNERRGFCFITYTDEEPVKKLLESRYHQIGSGKVRAKTGTKDLITIMIKDMEITIVPMVVIKTIVAMAAMIILGITMGTMDMDRDMQTTVANRALTARHPEGVAITKTITSRIKGDTAENRCVSEFKKPVEMSNVI from the exons ATGGAGGTCCCGCCCCGACTCTCCCATGTGCCGCCGCCATTGTTCCCCTCCGCTCCCGCTACTTTAGCCTCCCGCAGCCTCTCCCATTGGCGGCCGCGGCCGCCGCGGCAGCTCGCCCCGCTCCTCCCTTCGCTCGCTCCCAGCTCCGCCCGGCAGGGGGCGCGCCGGGCCCAGCGCCACGTCACCGCCCAGCAGCCCTCCCGATTGGCGGGCGGGGCGGCTATAAAGGGAGGGCGCAGGCGGCGCCCGGATCTCTTCCGCCGCCATTTTAAATCCAGCTCCATACAACGctccgccgccgctgctgccgcGACTCGGTCTGCGCGCCAGCACCTTCCGGCCGACCACTCCGCCGCTATGGAAGATATGAACGAGTACAGCAACATAGAGGAGTTCGCCGAGGGATCCAAGATCAACGCGAGCAAGAACCAGCAGGATGACGG TAAAATGTTTATTGGAGGCTTGAGCTGGGATACAAGCAAGAAAGATCTGACTGAATATTTGTCTCGATTTGGGGAAGTTGTGGACTGCACGATTAAAACAGATCCTGTTACTGGAAGATCACGAGGATTTGGATTTGTGCTTTTCAAGGATGCTGCTAGTGTTGATAAG ATTGAAAATATTGAACTTCctatggatacaaaaacaaatgaaagaagagGATTTTGCTTTATTACATATACAGATGAGGAGCCAGTAAAGAAATTGTTAGAAAGCAGATACCATCAAATTGGTTCTGGGAAG GTCAGGGCCAAAACTGGAACCAAGGATTTAATAACTATTATGATCAAGGATATGGAAATTACAATAGTGCCTATGGTGGTGATCAAAACTATAGTGGCTATGGCGGCTATGATTATACTGGGTATAACTATGGGAACTATGGATATGGACAGGGATATGCAGACTACAGTg GCCAACAGAGCACTTACGGCAAGGCATCCCGAGGGGGTGGCAATCACCAAAACAATTACCAGCCGTATTAAAGGGGACACTGCAGAAAACAGGTGTGTATCAGAGTTCAAGAAACCAGTAGAAATGTCTAATGTAATTTAA
- the HNRNPDL gene encoding heterogeneous nuclear ribonucleoprotein D-like isoform X1 gives MEVPPRLSHVPPPLFPSAPATLASRSLSHWRPRPPRQLAPLLPSLAPSSARQGARRAQRHVTAQQPSRLAGGAAIKGGRRRRPDLFRRHFKSSSIQRSAAAAAATRSARQHLPADHSAAMEDMNEYSNIEEFAEGSKINASKNQQDDGKMFIGGLSWDTSKKDLTEYLSRFGEVVDCTIKTDPVTGRSRGFGFVLFKDAASVDKVLELKEHKLDGKLIDPKRAKALKGKEPPKKVFVGGLSPDTSEEQIKEYFGAFGEIENIELPMDTKTNERRGFCFITYTDEEPVKKLLESRYHQIGSGKCEIKVAQPKEVYRQQQQQQKGGRGAAAGGRGGTRGRGRGQGQNWNQGFNNYYDQGYGNYNSAYGGDQNYSGYGGYDYTGYNYGNYGYGQGYADYSGQQSTYGKASRGGGNHQNNYQPY, from the exons ATGGAGGTCCCGCCCCGACTCTCCCATGTGCCGCCGCCATTGTTCCCCTCCGCTCCCGCTACTTTAGCCTCCCGCAGCCTCTCCCATTGGCGGCCGCGGCCGCCGCGGCAGCTCGCCCCGCTCCTCCCTTCGCTCGCTCCCAGCTCCGCCCGGCAGGGGGCGCGCCGGGCCCAGCGCCACGTCACCGCCCAGCAGCCCTCCCGATTGGCGGGCGGGGCGGCTATAAAGGGAGGGCGCAGGCGGCGCCCGGATCTCTTCCGCCGCCATTTTAAATCCAGCTCCATACAACGctccgccgccgctgctgccgcGACTCGGTCTGCGCGCCAGCACCTTCCGGCCGACCACTCCGCCGCTATGGAAGATATGAACGAGTACAGCAACATAGAGGAGTTCGCCGAGGGATCCAAGATCAACGCGAGCAAGAACCAGCAGGATGACGG TAAAATGTTTATTGGAGGCTTGAGCTGGGATACAAGCAAGAAAGATCTGACTGAATATTTGTCTCGATTTGGGGAAGTTGTGGACTGCACGATTAAAACAGATCCTGTTACTGGAAGATCACGAGGATTTGGATTTGTGCTTTTCAAGGATGCTGCTAGTGTTGATAAG GTTTTGGAACTGAAAGAACACAAACTGGATGGCAAATTGATAGACCCTAAAAGGGCCAAAGCTTTAAAGGGGAAGGAACCCCCAAAAAAGGTTTTCGTGGGTGGATTGAGCCCAGATACTTCGGAGgaacaaattaaagaatattttggaGCCTTTGGAGAG ATTGAAAATATTGAACTTCctatggatacaaaaacaaatgaaagaagagGATTTTGCTTTATTACATATACAGATGAGGAGCCAGTAAAGAAATTGTTAGAAAGCAGATACCATCAAATTGGTTCTGGGAAG TGTGAAATCAAAGTTGCACAACCCAAAGAGGTATATagacagcaacagcagcaacaaaagggAGGAAGAGGTGCAGCAGCTGGTGGGCGAGGTGGTACTAGGGGGCGAGGCCGAG GTCAGGGCCAAAACTGGAACCAAGGATTTAATAACTATTATGATCAAGGATATGGAAATTACAATAGTGCCTATGGTGGTGATCAAAACTATAGTGGCTATGGCGGCTATGATTATACTGGGTATAACTATGGGAACTATGGATATGGACAGGGATATGCAGACTACAGTg GCCAACAGAGCACTTACGGCAAGGCATCCCGAGGGGGTGGCAATCACCAAAACAATTACCAGCCGTATTAA
- the HNRNPDL gene encoding heterogeneous nuclear ribonucleoprotein D-like isoform X2, with protein MEVPPRLSHVPPPLFPSAPATLASRSLSHWRPRPPRQLAPLLPSLAPSSARQGARRAQRHVTAQQPSRLAGGAAIKGGRRRRPDLFRRHFKSSSIQRSAAAAAATRSARQHLPADHSAAMEDMNEYSNIEEFAEGSKINASKNQQDDGKMFIGGLSWDTSKKDLTEYLSRFGEVVDCTIKTDPVTGRSRGFGFVLFKDAASVDKVLELKEHKLDGKLIDPKRAKALKGKEPPKKVFVGGLSPDTSEEQIKEYFGAFGEIENIELPMDTKTNERRGFCFITYTDEEPVKKLLESRYHQIGSGKVRAKTGTKDLITIMIKDMEITIVPMVVIKTIVAMAAMIILGITMGTMDMDRDMQTTVANRALTARHPEGVAITKTITSRIKGDTAENRCVSEFKKPVEMSNVI; from the exons ATGGAGGTCCCGCCCCGACTCTCCCATGTGCCGCCGCCATTGTTCCCCTCCGCTCCCGCTACTTTAGCCTCCCGCAGCCTCTCCCATTGGCGGCCGCGGCCGCCGCGGCAGCTCGCCCCGCTCCTCCCTTCGCTCGCTCCCAGCTCCGCCCGGCAGGGGGCGCGCCGGGCCCAGCGCCACGTCACCGCCCAGCAGCCCTCCCGATTGGCGGGCGGGGCGGCTATAAAGGGAGGGCGCAGGCGGCGCCCGGATCTCTTCCGCCGCCATTTTAAATCCAGCTCCATACAACGctccgccgccgctgctgccgcGACTCGGTCTGCGCGCCAGCACCTTCCGGCCGACCACTCCGCCGCTATGGAAGATATGAACGAGTACAGCAACATAGAGGAGTTCGCCGAGGGATCCAAGATCAACGCGAGCAAGAACCAGCAGGATGACGG TAAAATGTTTATTGGAGGCTTGAGCTGGGATACAAGCAAGAAAGATCTGACTGAATATTTGTCTCGATTTGGGGAAGTTGTGGACTGCACGATTAAAACAGATCCTGTTACTGGAAGATCACGAGGATTTGGATTTGTGCTTTTCAAGGATGCTGCTAGTGTTGATAAG GTTTTGGAACTGAAAGAACACAAACTGGATGGCAAATTGATAGACCCTAAAAGGGCCAAAGCTTTAAAGGGGAAGGAACCCCCAAAAAAGGTTTTCGTGGGTGGATTGAGCCCAGATACTTCGGAGgaacaaattaaagaatattttggaGCCTTTGGAGAG ATTGAAAATATTGAACTTCctatggatacaaaaacaaatgaaagaagagGATTTTGCTTTATTACATATACAGATGAGGAGCCAGTAAAGAAATTGTTAGAAAGCAGATACCATCAAATTGGTTCTGGGAAG GTCAGGGCCAAAACTGGAACCAAGGATTTAATAACTATTATGATCAAGGATATGGAAATTACAATAGTGCCTATGGTGGTGATCAAAACTATAGTGGCTATGGCGGCTATGATTATACTGGGTATAACTATGGGAACTATGGATATGGACAGGGATATGCAGACTACAGTg GCCAACAGAGCACTTACGGCAAGGCATCCCGAGGGGGTGGCAATCACCAAAACAATTACCAGCCGTATTAAAGGGGACACTGCAGAAAACAGGTGTGTATCAGAGTTCAAGAAACCAGTAGAAATGTCTAATGTAATTTAA
- the HNRNPDL gene encoding heterogeneous nuclear ribonucleoprotein D-like isoform X4, whose amino-acid sequence MEVPPRLSHVPPPLFPSAPATLASRSLSHWRPRPPRQLAPLLPSLAPSSARQGARRAQRHVTAQQPSRLAGGAAIKGGRRRRPDLFRRHFKSSSIQRSAAAAAATRSARQHLPADHSAAMEDMNEYSNIEEFAEGSKINASKNQQDDGKMFIGGLSWDTSKKDLTEYLSRFGEVVDCTIKTDPVTGRSRGFGFVLFKDAASVDKVLELKEHKLDGKLIDPKRAKALKGKEPPKKVFVGGLSPDTSEEQIKEYFGAFGEIENIELPMDTKTNERRGFCFITYTDEEPVKKLLESRYHQIGSGKVRAKTGTKDLITIMIKDMEITIVPMVVIKTIVAMAAMIILGITMGTMDMDRDMQTTVANRALTARHPEGVAITKTITSRIKGDTAENRKRLLK is encoded by the exons ATGGAGGTCCCGCCCCGACTCTCCCATGTGCCGCCGCCATTGTTCCCCTCCGCTCCCGCTACTTTAGCCTCCCGCAGCCTCTCCCATTGGCGGCCGCGGCCGCCGCGGCAGCTCGCCCCGCTCCTCCCTTCGCTCGCTCCCAGCTCCGCCCGGCAGGGGGCGCGCCGGGCCCAGCGCCACGTCACCGCCCAGCAGCCCTCCCGATTGGCGGGCGGGGCGGCTATAAAGGGAGGGCGCAGGCGGCGCCCGGATCTCTTCCGCCGCCATTTTAAATCCAGCTCCATACAACGctccgccgccgctgctgccgcGACTCGGTCTGCGCGCCAGCACCTTCCGGCCGACCACTCCGCCGCTATGGAAGATATGAACGAGTACAGCAACATAGAGGAGTTCGCCGAGGGATCCAAGATCAACGCGAGCAAGAACCAGCAGGATGACGG TAAAATGTTTATTGGAGGCTTGAGCTGGGATACAAGCAAGAAAGATCTGACTGAATATTTGTCTCGATTTGGGGAAGTTGTGGACTGCACGATTAAAACAGATCCTGTTACTGGAAGATCACGAGGATTTGGATTTGTGCTTTTCAAGGATGCTGCTAGTGTTGATAAG GTTTTGGAACTGAAAGAACACAAACTGGATGGCAAATTGATAGACCCTAAAAGGGCCAAAGCTTTAAAGGGGAAGGAACCCCCAAAAAAGGTTTTCGTGGGTGGATTGAGCCCAGATACTTCGGAGgaacaaattaaagaatattttggaGCCTTTGGAGAG ATTGAAAATATTGAACTTCctatggatacaaaaacaaatgaaagaagagGATTTTGCTTTATTACATATACAGATGAGGAGCCAGTAAAGAAATTGTTAGAAAGCAGATACCATCAAATTGGTTCTGGGAAG GTCAGGGCCAAAACTGGAACCAAGGATTTAATAACTATTATGATCAAGGATATGGAAATTACAATAGTGCCTATGGTGGTGATCAAAACTATAGTGGCTATGGCGGCTATGATTATACTGGGTATAACTATGGGAACTATGGATATGGACAGGGATATGCAGACTACAGTg GCCAACAGAGCACTTACGGCAAGGCATCCCGAGGGGGTGGCAATCACCAAAACAATTACCAGCCGTATTAAAGGGGACACTGCAGAAAACAG gaagAGATTGCTAAAGTAA
- the HNRNPDL gene encoding heterogeneous nuclear ribonucleoprotein D-like isoform X6, whose protein sequence is MEVPPRLSHVPPPLFPSAPATLASRSLSHWRPRPPRQLAPLLPSLAPSSARQGARRAQRHVTAQQPSRLAGGAAIKGGRRRRPDLFRRHFKSSSIQRSAAAAAATRSARQHLPADHSAAMEDMNEYSNIEEFAEGSKINASKNQQDDGKMFIGGLSWDTSKKDLTEYLSRFGEVVDCTIKTDPVTGRSRGFGFVLFKDAASVDKVLELKEHKLDGKLIDPKRAKALKGKEPPKKVFVGGLSPDTSEEQIKEYFGAFGEIENIELPMDTKTNERRGFCFITYTDEEPVKKLLESRYHQIGSGKCEIKVAQPKEVYRQQQQQQKGGRGAAAGGRGGTRGRGRGQQSTYGKASRGGGNHQNNYQPY, encoded by the exons ATGGAGGTCCCGCCCCGACTCTCCCATGTGCCGCCGCCATTGTTCCCCTCCGCTCCCGCTACTTTAGCCTCCCGCAGCCTCTCCCATTGGCGGCCGCGGCCGCCGCGGCAGCTCGCCCCGCTCCTCCCTTCGCTCGCTCCCAGCTCCGCCCGGCAGGGGGCGCGCCGGGCCCAGCGCCACGTCACCGCCCAGCAGCCCTCCCGATTGGCGGGCGGGGCGGCTATAAAGGGAGGGCGCAGGCGGCGCCCGGATCTCTTCCGCCGCCATTTTAAATCCAGCTCCATACAACGctccgccgccgctgctgccgcGACTCGGTCTGCGCGCCAGCACCTTCCGGCCGACCACTCCGCCGCTATGGAAGATATGAACGAGTACAGCAACATAGAGGAGTTCGCCGAGGGATCCAAGATCAACGCGAGCAAGAACCAGCAGGATGACGG TAAAATGTTTATTGGAGGCTTGAGCTGGGATACAAGCAAGAAAGATCTGACTGAATATTTGTCTCGATTTGGGGAAGTTGTGGACTGCACGATTAAAACAGATCCTGTTACTGGAAGATCACGAGGATTTGGATTTGTGCTTTTCAAGGATGCTGCTAGTGTTGATAAG GTTTTGGAACTGAAAGAACACAAACTGGATGGCAAATTGATAGACCCTAAAAGGGCCAAAGCTTTAAAGGGGAAGGAACCCCCAAAAAAGGTTTTCGTGGGTGGATTGAGCCCAGATACTTCGGAGgaacaaattaaagaatattttggaGCCTTTGGAGAG ATTGAAAATATTGAACTTCctatggatacaaaaacaaatgaaagaagagGATTTTGCTTTATTACATATACAGATGAGGAGCCAGTAAAGAAATTGTTAGAAAGCAGATACCATCAAATTGGTTCTGGGAAG TGTGAAATCAAAGTTGCACAACCCAAAGAGGTATATagacagcaacagcagcaacaaaagggAGGAAGAGGTGCAGCAGCTGGTGGGCGAGGTGGTACTAGGGGGCGAGGCCGAG GCCAACAGAGCACTTACGGCAAGGCATCCCGAGGGGGTGGCAATCACCAAAACAATTACCAGCCGTATTAA
- the HNRNPDL gene encoding heterogeneous nuclear ribonucleoprotein D-like isoform X3 gives MEVPPRLSHVPPPLFPSAPATLASRSLSHWRPRPPRQLAPLLPSLAPSSARQGARRAQRHVTAQQPSRLAGGAAIKGGRRRRPDLFRRHFKSSSIQRSAAAAAATRSARQHLPADHSAAMEDMNEYSNIEEFAEGSKINASKNQQDDGKMFIGGLSWDTSKKDLTEYLSRFGEVVDCTIKTDPVTGRSRGFGFVLFKDAASVDKVLELKEHKLDGKLIDPKRAKALKGKEPPKKVFVGGLSPDTSEEQIKEYFGAFGEIENIELPMDTKTNERRGFCFITYTDEEPVKKLLESRYHQIGSGKVRAKTGTKDLITIMIKDMEITIVPMVVIKTIVAMAAMIILGITMGTMDMDRDMQTTVANRALTARHPEGVAITKTITSRIKGDTAENSGNFIAGRVSP, from the exons ATGGAGGTCCCGCCCCGACTCTCCCATGTGCCGCCGCCATTGTTCCCCTCCGCTCCCGCTACTTTAGCCTCCCGCAGCCTCTCCCATTGGCGGCCGCGGCCGCCGCGGCAGCTCGCCCCGCTCCTCCCTTCGCTCGCTCCCAGCTCCGCCCGGCAGGGGGCGCGCCGGGCCCAGCGCCACGTCACCGCCCAGCAGCCCTCCCGATTGGCGGGCGGGGCGGCTATAAAGGGAGGGCGCAGGCGGCGCCCGGATCTCTTCCGCCGCCATTTTAAATCCAGCTCCATACAACGctccgccgccgctgctgccgcGACTCGGTCTGCGCGCCAGCACCTTCCGGCCGACCACTCCGCCGCTATGGAAGATATGAACGAGTACAGCAACATAGAGGAGTTCGCCGAGGGATCCAAGATCAACGCGAGCAAGAACCAGCAGGATGACGG TAAAATGTTTATTGGAGGCTTGAGCTGGGATACAAGCAAGAAAGATCTGACTGAATATTTGTCTCGATTTGGGGAAGTTGTGGACTGCACGATTAAAACAGATCCTGTTACTGGAAGATCACGAGGATTTGGATTTGTGCTTTTCAAGGATGCTGCTAGTGTTGATAAG GTTTTGGAACTGAAAGAACACAAACTGGATGGCAAATTGATAGACCCTAAAAGGGCCAAAGCTTTAAAGGGGAAGGAACCCCCAAAAAAGGTTTTCGTGGGTGGATTGAGCCCAGATACTTCGGAGgaacaaattaaagaatattttggaGCCTTTGGAGAG ATTGAAAATATTGAACTTCctatggatacaaaaacaaatgaaagaagagGATTTTGCTTTATTACATATACAGATGAGGAGCCAGTAAAGAAATTGTTAGAAAGCAGATACCATCAAATTGGTTCTGGGAAG GTCAGGGCCAAAACTGGAACCAAGGATTTAATAACTATTATGATCAAGGATATGGAAATTACAATAGTGCCTATGGTGGTGATCAAAACTATAGTGGCTATGGCGGCTATGATTATACTGGGTATAACTATGGGAACTATGGATATGGACAGGGATATGCAGACTACAGTg GCCAACAGAGCACTTACGGCAAGGCATCCCGAGGGGGTGGCAATCACCAAAACAATTACCAGCCGTATTAAAGGGGACACTGCAGAAAACAG CGGGAACTTCATTGCAGGCCGTGTGTCACCCTGA
- the HNRNPDL gene encoding heterogeneous nuclear ribonucleoprotein D-like isoform X5 gives MEVPPRLSHVPPPLFPSAPATLASRSLSHWRPRPPRQLAPLLPSLAPSSARQGARRAQRHVTAQQPSRLAGGAAIKGGRRRRPDLFRRHFKSSSIQRSAAAAAATRSARQHLPADHSAAMEDMNEYSNIEEFAEGSKINASKNQQDDGKMFIGGLSWDTSKKDLTEYLSRFGEVVDCTIKTDPVTGRSRGFGFVLFKDAASVDKIENIELPMDTKTNERRGFCFITYTDEEPVKKLLESRYHQIGSGKCEIKVAQPKEVYRQQQQQQKGGRGAAAGGRGGTRGRGRGQGQNWNQGFNNYYDQGYGNYNSAYGGDQNYSGYGGYDYTGYNYGNYGYGQGYADYSGQQSTYGKASRGGGNHQNNYQPY, from the exons ATGGAGGTCCCGCCCCGACTCTCCCATGTGCCGCCGCCATTGTTCCCCTCCGCTCCCGCTACTTTAGCCTCCCGCAGCCTCTCCCATTGGCGGCCGCGGCCGCCGCGGCAGCTCGCCCCGCTCCTCCCTTCGCTCGCTCCCAGCTCCGCCCGGCAGGGGGCGCGCCGGGCCCAGCGCCACGTCACCGCCCAGCAGCCCTCCCGATTGGCGGGCGGGGCGGCTATAAAGGGAGGGCGCAGGCGGCGCCCGGATCTCTTCCGCCGCCATTTTAAATCCAGCTCCATACAACGctccgccgccgctgctgccgcGACTCGGTCTGCGCGCCAGCACCTTCCGGCCGACCACTCCGCCGCTATGGAAGATATGAACGAGTACAGCAACATAGAGGAGTTCGCCGAGGGATCCAAGATCAACGCGAGCAAGAACCAGCAGGATGACGG TAAAATGTTTATTGGAGGCTTGAGCTGGGATACAAGCAAGAAAGATCTGACTGAATATTTGTCTCGATTTGGGGAAGTTGTGGACTGCACGATTAAAACAGATCCTGTTACTGGAAGATCACGAGGATTTGGATTTGTGCTTTTCAAGGATGCTGCTAGTGTTGATAAG ATTGAAAATATTGAACTTCctatggatacaaaaacaaatgaaagaagagGATTTTGCTTTATTACATATACAGATGAGGAGCCAGTAAAGAAATTGTTAGAAAGCAGATACCATCAAATTGGTTCTGGGAAG TGTGAAATCAAAGTTGCACAACCCAAAGAGGTATATagacagcaacagcagcaacaaaagggAGGAAGAGGTGCAGCAGCTGGTGGGCGAGGTGGTACTAGGGGGCGAGGCCGAG GTCAGGGCCAAAACTGGAACCAAGGATTTAATAACTATTATGATCAAGGATATGGAAATTACAATAGTGCCTATGGTGGTGATCAAAACTATAGTGGCTATGGCGGCTATGATTATACTGGGTATAACTATGGGAACTATGGATATGGACAGGGATATGCAGACTACAGTg GCCAACAGAGCACTTACGGCAAGGCATCCCGAGGGGGTGGCAATCACCAAAACAATTACCAGCCGTATTAA